In one Nomascus leucogenys isolate Asia chromosome 13, Asia_NLE_v1, whole genome shotgun sequence genomic region, the following are encoded:
- the LSMEM1 gene encoding leucine-rich single-pass membrane protein 1, with protein sequence MTHSSQDTGSCGIQEDGKLYVVDSINDLNKLNLCPAGSQHLFPLEDKIPVLGTNSGNGSRSLFFVGLLIVLIVSLALVFFVIFLIVQTGNKMDDVSRRLTAEGKDIDDLKRINNMIVKRLNQLNQLDSEQN encoded by the exons ATGACTCATTCTTCCCAGGACACTGGTTCTTGTGGCATTCAGGAAGATGGAAAGCTTTATGTGGTGGATTCCATAAATGACTTAAACAAACTAAACCTCTGTCCAGCCGGATCGCAGCATCTGTTCC CTCTAGAGGACAAAATCCCAGTCCTTGGCACAAACTCAGGAAATGGAAGCCGGAGTCTGTTTTTTGTGGGGCTGCTAATTGTGCTGATTGTCAGCCTGGCACTGGTTTTTTTCGTTATATTTCTAATAG TTCAAACTGGAAACAAGATGGATGATGTGTCAAGAAGACTAACAGCTGAAGGAAAAGACATAGATGATCTTAAGAGAATCAATAACATGATCGTAAAGCGACTCAACCAACTCAACCAACTGGACTCTGAACAAAACTAA